The following are encoded in a window of Podospora pseudoanserina strain CBS 124.78 chromosome 6, whole genome shotgun sequence genomic DNA:
- the SRP68 gene encoding signal recognition particle subunit srp68 (COG:U; EggNog:ENOG503NWNZ) — MSKISPTPVSVLTPLPVTSWARASTQITTPATSTTGTAGMDITKFVVSHREKALLYGDYSTYHTSLSKKILNCRKKLNIATKKRGTFHPRNQVTAEQVAEDHDYIHLQLLTAERTWADAMAVKAAHSVETKGIGGKTRSHIVSRLEKGARTAEQLAEVLTQTASGASSIDILEARAYAALLRGAALFEKQHWEPCLKSYSVDRIIYSALSTSAKNDIFKDLLSETIDPSIRYAAYQAQIPRTQPIAEIALKYFQHAGPELAAHIEKQNPAVLQHGDADAKQGAGGAPATLTWRGREVKIEDAAIAIAWAAVGAEKAKLADKLSSAGSLAPRELAGAYDDILVTSQDAVDATKQAIDELKSEGVPQSDSRMQSLQITRTAVNFEMISWRIGRNRALIGQDDGARLNFGAPSKKKKKQEQEQEQAEEALEQKGRDLTPGRQIAKLKEKVVLYDGILQSVESIKELPGVANDQELSAQLEATSQYFTALKCLAISRSHAIAGNTVNALALVKHALDQCTAALPALSGSDDGKPAPRNIQVTSQHAGLLRDILGGELQRSRALVEIHSLNKSASASQTGGAGKPLSSQLFNYPTGGVDLNNIVTYPPQLEPIPVKPLFLDVAWNYIEYPAKQQQQQQQQQQRPAAAVQDKSKGTKKEPEPEAKPQKRGWFGFGR, encoded by the exons ATGTCAAAAATTAGCCCCACTCCTGTGTCGGTGCTAACACCGTTACCCGTTACCTCCTGGGCCAGAGCCTCAACACAAATCACAACACCGGCGACATCGACGACAGGGACAGCCGGGATGGATATCACCAAGTTTGTCGTTTCCCACCGGGAGAAGGCCCTTCTCTACGGCGACTACTCTACCTACCATACCTCGCTCTCCAAAAAGATACTCAACTGCCGCAAGAAGCTGAACATTGCGACCAAGAAACGGGGCACATTTCACCCCAGGAACCAGGTCACTGCTGAACAGGTTGCCGAGGACCATGA CTATAtccacctccagcttctgACAGCCGAACGAACATGGGCCGATGCCATGGCCGTCAAGGCGGCGCACTCGGTTGAGACGAAGGGCATTGGTGGAAAGACCCGGTCGCATATTGTTTCTCGTCTGGAAAAGGGAGCTCGAACTGCCGAACAACTGGCCGAAGTTCTCACCCAAACCGCGAGCGGCGCGAGCTCTATCGACATCCTCGAGGCCCGCGCATATGCTGCTTTGCTCAGGGGTGCTGCGCTATTTGAGAAACAGCACTGGGAGCCTTGCCTGAAGAGCTACTCCGTCGACCGTATCATCTACAGTGCGCTTTCTACCTCGGCTAAAAACGACATCTTCAAAGACCTCCTGTCCGAAACCATCGACCCGTCGATTCGGTATGCTGCCTACCAAGCCCAGATCCCACGGACGCAGCCCATTGCCGAAATTGCGCTAAAGTACTTCCAACATGCTGGCCCAGAGCTCGCGGCGCACATTGAGAAACAGAATCCCGCCGTTTTGCAGCACGGTGATGCGGATGCGAAGcagggagctggaggcgctCCTGCAACGCTCACCTGGCGTGGACGTGAGGTCAAGATTGAGGACGCTGCAATCGCTATTGCTTGGGCTGCGGTGGGTGCGGAAAAGGCAAAGCTGGCTGACAAGCTGTCGTCAGCCGGGTCCTTGGCTCCCAGAGAGCTTGCTGGGGCATATGATGATATCTTGGTGACAAGCCAGGATGCTGTCGATGCTACCAAGCAGGCCATCGATGAGCTCAAGTCTGAGGGTGTCCCACAGAGCGATTCTCGCATGCAGAGCCTCCAGATCACCAGGACTGCTGTCAATTTCGAAATGATCAGCTGGCGCATTGGACGCAACCGTGCCTTGATTGGTCAGGACGATGGAGCGCGGTTGAACTTTGGTGCCCCtagcaagaaaaagaagaagcaagagcaagagcaagagcaagCCGAGGAGGCTCTCGAGCAAAAGGGCAGAGATCTCACCCCTGGCAGACAGATTGCcaagttgaaggagaaggtcgTGTTGTACGACGGTATCCTTCAGAGTGTTGAGTCTATCAAGGAGCTGCCTGGTGTTGCAAACGACCAGGAGCTTTCCGCTCAGCTCGAGGCCACATCGCAATACTTTACCGCTCTTAA GTGCCTCGCAATATCCAGATCTCATGCCATTGCTGGAAATACCGTCAACGCACTTGCCTTGGTCAAGCATGCGCTCGATCAGTGTACCGCCGCCCTTCCAGCTCTGTCTGgcagtgatgatggcaagcCAGCGCCAAGGAACATTCAAGTCACGAGCCAACACGCTGGGTTGCTCCGAGACATTCTCGGTGGGGAGCTTCAGCGGTCCCGCGCTCTGGTTGAGATTCACAGCTTGAACAAGTCGGCGAGTGCTTCGCAGACCGGCGGCGCTGGTAAACCGCTGTCTTCCCAGCTCTTCAACTACCCAACAGGCGGTGTCGATCTGAACAACATTGTCActtatcctcctcaacttgaGCCTATCCCTGTCAAGCCCCTGTTTTTGGATGTTGCGTGGAACTACATCGAGTATCCtgccaaacaacaacaacaacaacaacaacaacaacaacgcccagCGGCTGCTGTTCAGGATAAGAGCAAGGGGACTAAGAAGGAGCCAGAACCAGAAGCAAAGCCGCAGAAGAGGGGCTGGTTTGGTTTTGGAAGGTGA